A segment of the Bacteroidota bacterium genome:
TCAGTTGCTCCGAAATTAACTGCTGACAGTCGGATAAGGAATTCATGATTTCTCCCACAGCCAATGGCGTGGTGGTATGCTGGCGAATTATCCTGAAACTTTCCTGTAGTTCTGTCTGGACAGTATCTTCAAGCCAGAACAGGTGGTAAGGTTCCAATTCTTTTCCTAAACGTGCAGCCTCAATGGGGGTGAGGCGGTGATGGCAATCATGAAGGAAATAGTATTCGTCGCCATATACTTCTCGAATTTTTTTAAATAGTTTGGGGAGGAAACAAAGATATTTTTCCGTATCCCAGCATCTGCTTTCAGTAGGCAGGTTGGTCCGTTCGGCAGGCTCATATTTTTCTCCTTCTTTTGAAACGCCGTAAGTGTGGTCAATCCCCGGGATACCCGATTGAACACGTATGGCTTTATATCCAGATTCAATATATTTACCAACCTCTTCAATGGTGTTTTCCAGATTTGTGCCATTGGCATGGCAATAAACCAACACCTTATCCCTGCATTTGCCCCCCAGCAAATCATACAATGGAACATTCAGCGCTTTTGCCTTAATGTCCCACAGAGCCATATCAATGGCAGCAATAGCGCTCATCGTAACAGGCCCTCTGCGCCAGTAAGGGGCACGGTAAAAATAT
Coding sequences within it:
- a CDS encoding D-galactonate dehydratase family protein; amino-acid sequence: EGIFGLGDGTLNGREKAVVSYLEDYCIPCLIGRNPFDTEDTFQYFYRAPYWRRGPVTMSAIAAIDMALWDIKAKALNVPLYDLLGGKCRDKVLVYCHANGTNLENTIEEVGKYIESGYKAIRVQSGIPGIDHTYGVSKEGEKYEPAERTNLPTESRCWDTEKYLCFLPKLFKKIREVYGDEYYFLHDCHHRLTPIEAARLGKELEPYHLFWLEDTVQTELQESFRIIRQHTTTPLAVGEIMNSLSDCQQLISEQLIDFIRMTIVHGGGITPLQKLAHFAESYHVRTGFHGATDLSPITMAAALHFDTAIYNFGIQEHMPHEALVDEVFPHAYYFKEGYMYPGDKAGLGVDFDEKSVEKYPYQLAYLPVNRKTDGTMFNW